ATTAAATGTCAGGGCTAACATTTAAATTTAcacctaaaatttttaaattaggggTTTTTCCACTACACTGTGACATACAGTTCCCTTCAATGCCTTTTAAATAAAGTACAGGTAatgatttgtaaatataaaaataactactACATGTAGATGACCCATCTTCAAGACTGTACTTTTTAGGTCATTCCTAATAACATAAATAAGAAATGTTAATacagaaagaaatatacaaaCCAGCACTGGCATCAGACACAGCTCTTGAAATAGCACTGCTTGAGATTGCCCTATTTCTATTCATGATTTCTTCAAACTCAGCTTCACTCAATGGTGTTCTTGCAGTATCCATTTCCCTGTAAAATCGAAATAAACCTTAAATCATACTCAAAAGATTTTCTAAATTAGTCACAATAGTGTAAAGCAATTCAAATAATTGCTTTTGACAAGTGCCTTAGAGCTAATAGTTACTTTTTCAGATTGAAATGTGATCTTTTTCCTACGAAGAGAGAAGGTCTAAGCAAAATTCCCTTATCTTTCAGCTGAAATAAAGTAGCAACTTAGAAACCTCAtctttctggaggccagaaattaTGTATTTACGTAAGTATAATATACTATTTTTCAGAGTCATACAAAAACAGATATAATAAATTGTTCTGATGTCCCGACACATGTATATCTAAACAAAAAATCCTGACTGCAAAAAATACAACCCTACACTATCAAGGGATGGAAtttggtttcatttatatttggATCCTCTAGGCGCAAGGCCCAATTCATAAAAGAAggataataaatgtctgttggaCTAATAAAATTTCAGGAGGGAGAAGACTTTAGACTTATCTTGTTTGCCACTGAATCCCTAGAAGGATATCTGGCAAATAAAAGGCACTCAGtacctgtaaatatttgttggaaaaaaacagtaaaatcccAAGATTTTCTAAAGCTGCTGgacaactttaaaaattgtgactgcATGTGCAGTATAGGAAAAGGTAAACTTTTTGCCATCTTAGTTATTAGTTACTTGGTAGGATGTTGAACTGAGGTAAGCAGTAGCAGTTCATTCTAATGAAATGAGGAAACAGCTAATATAACCTTCTTGTTTATAACGTATTATTGTTATTCCCAAAACTTTATAAACAGCCCAACCAAATCACAAGTTGTTCAAAATCCATGTATGATTTCAATTAATTTCTGTGACTCATACCCATCTGATCCcctaaaaataaacccacacaagaTAATCAGTTTTCTccaattttcaattaaaaattactcaataataagtaaaaatatacacacaaatgtatTCTAAGAaaaactgacactgtagaaattcTATTATGTTAGAAAAAAGACATGAGATTCAAATTTTAAACTGTCAAACCAAACCACCTAACCCACCCCTATACACTGAGTGGACACTTAATAGGTAGTTTGCTCACTGAAATTAAGCTGAACAGGAGAAAAGTTGTGCTAGCTTCCTAGTTATAacgtttttcaaaagaaaacgaACCAATTTTGGCAGTCACATAAAGACACAAGCTCTATGGTAAATAACTGTCAGGAGACTTTGTTTACAACATCAAATTTATTTCCCTGGCCCTGTGCAACTGTATGGAATTAGGCAGATGCTCAAATCCATCCCTGCAGAACACTGtcagacaaaacaaaatacaaagtcaTTCAACAGTGATAgttaaagaatataaaatcaaatGATAAACTCAAAAGAAACTGAACGGGGCAAATTCAAGTAGTTCTTAGAGATTAATCTCTAGATTATGATTTGAGTATGGATagctttaaaagtattttgaaaggGGGCTTAGGGATCACTTAGTTCCACCGTGACTTCCATGCAGCTTCTTTCTAAGGATTGCCATTaaccattttaatttccataaagtCTGTGTTTTACAAGTCTTTGTCTACCCAAATATGCTTGTAAATTAATGTTcccattttaattaaaagttagTAATTCTGCTACTCAGGACTCCTGATAAGCATGAGATAATCAACAGTACCTATCTAATAAACTGACCTAATTCCTAAACCAATGAAGAAACTTTAGCATTCTATGTAATGTCatcaatggtaaatgagattgacTTTAAAACCTTGAAAATAGCTTAAGGATCCCATTTGCTCGCTTAAATTATCTTTATTAACctcttttaacttaaaaatgatgaaaacaaagtGACTTGCCCTAAAATCACATGGCTgtataagtggcagagctggattaTTCCCAACCCCGTTCAGTATGTTTTTCACCATATCACACTGCTTCTTCTAagagaaaacaatacaaaaaattatGTACCTGGGGAAAaggtcatgatttttttaaaacttcactgaCAGAGAAAAATACCTTTTGCAGATCAAATACACCAAGTCTACTTTTATAGATACATACTAACTTACCTTCCAGGAGGCCCATAGTCACCCCTATCATATGGTGGAGGCCGGCCATATGGATCCGTTGGTGGTGGACCCCGGCTATCTGATGTAGGCATGCCGCTGTTAGTTGGTGGAGGAAAGAAAGCGGGGTTCACATGTGGAGCTGGTGGTGGGGCACCTGGaggtggtccaggaagatgcggAGGAGGAGCGAGTGTAAGGGGTGGCCCAAGAGGGCCAGGTGGGCGAGGTGGAAAGGGgcctggaggtggaggtggtcCCTGTTGTGGAGGTGGTGGACCAGGAGGGGGGCCGTAGCCTGGAACTGGAGGTGGAGGACCAGGAGGAAGCGGACCCAATGGAGGCTGCCCAAAAGGTTGTCCAGGAAAAAGAACTGGTGGTGGAGGGCGATCTCCTCGATTAGGAGGCCCAGCTAAAGGAGGAGGCAGAACCTGACCAGGAGGTGGAGGACCTGGTGGACCGGGTGGGCCTGGTGGACCTAAGGGTGGACGTGGTGGAGTCTGTCCAGCTATAGaataaaggggagagagagagagagagagagagagaaaaacacttcAATAAGGCAGTTTATCTTCACGccaaaattatacttttaaagcGTAACTCATAGACCAAGACTCTTTCTCTTTAAATGCAACCCATATGGTAAATGCTACACTAACAATTACAAAGGCGAAGTTTATCCTTACACATTTAGCTAGCTCAAtttatgtttaagaaaaattactgaaacaaAAACTTAATAGATTACATTGCTTAGAGATAGTTTCCATCTTTCAGTGTACACACATTTCTTACAGTGAAATCACCCACCTTATAGTCTACTCTGATGCCAAGCTAGAAAGTGAAACAAGGAAAAATGGTCCTGAAAGGATTTTTTAAGAGGTAAGAAAATAAGACGGATgtaaatattctatatataagtCAAGCaagtttggagaaaaataaagaccttTTAGGCCAAAAATGGGTATTTCCTCTATGCTGTGCCCCATATGCCATGGAATCCTAGTTTCCAGGAACAAAGGCCGAGTTCCTTTAACAAGATGCTTGATCAAATTTCCTGGATTCCAAAAATAGCATAACAAGGAGAGTAAGTCACATTAATAATGCATTacttgaaaaagagagaaaaggaaaagaggtatTAGGTAGACACATTTTATCCatggtaatttaagaaaaattttacctGGAAAAGGTGGAGGTGGCCCTCCTGGTCCTGCTGGCCCAGGAAATCTGTCCCCACCAGGAACAGCCCCTGGAAAACGGGCCCGTCCTCTACCACCTTGTGGAAAGGCTGCACGTGAACTGCCTCCCGGAGGACCAGCTTTACCTTCCCCAGACATTTGTCCTGACTGCGTAGCTGCAAATATCCAAATACTCataaatagcatttattaaaATAGCTGATACATAACCACTGTTAGATATTAGAAACAACTCTATTTCAAAGTTCATTTACACTATATATTAACTTGCAGATGCCTTGGGCCTGTCCAAACTACATGAGAAGTACCAGTTTAGGAAAACATTCATATCTATTTAAGTTCTTTTGAAGCCTCAAAAGATCCAGGCTTAAATGTATTTCCAATAAGCAAACATGAGTTACTTTCAAAAAACCAGTACTCTGCAGCCGCCAAGACCAAAATTCTCCAACAGAAATCTAAATGTCAGTAAgtataaatcatttaaattttgtaACATTCGTCAGTTGAGTGTTAAGTGCTAGAACATTGAAACAACCACTTGAATTTCTGTTAATTGCCTGATCATCCATTTATCTCTTTAAGTGATAACATTTGTAAGTGTATAATGGCAAATCTTCTCTATAGCTACTTTACCAAGTAGTGAAAGGTCTTGGTGCTAagcagaaaatcaacaaatacttTCTGATTATCAATGGTTCCTCCCCCACCATAACAGACACCACATAACTTTCCTTCAATCTAAGGATTAGAatgtagtttcttcctttttttacgATGGGAATGACAGGGCTATAGAACTTGTACACTGTTGTATAATGCTGGGTCTGTGACATCTAGAGAAAAACGGGAGTAGGTTCCCAGTACACGGGACCAGTCATAATCGGTAATTTAAATCAAATTCAAAGCATGGACTTTCTAAAATGGATTCTCCAATGAACTAAATACTAAGTATAAATATTAAGACGACTTCTCCAATATAACATCTAACAAATGCTAGCAAGATTAGTTAAAATGTACAACTTTTAATAAAAGCCTTTGAGGGGTTGCTTACTTTTCCTGGACTGCATTTCAAATTGACTCAGGAACTGTTTATTGCATGGAGTTACAACAGGATTCTGACCATGAAGTTCTCTTTTAGGCAACAGATCCATTAACTTTTTTGAGGATGCTTCAGATCCAACACCAACAAGGGCAAACCTAAAAGATGTTTAAAGGGGTGTGGGTAGAAAGTGAGGAGGGATTAACTGTTATTACTCTTATTAAAAAGGAAATGGTCTGAATTTAATTTTACCTAAGAAAACggaaaatatttcttagaaatatACAAAGCTCACACTTtgatctttcacttttttttttataacaacaCATCATACTACCTACTCACTTTAAGTGTATAGAATtcagtggtttattttttttagcatattcaGAATTTTAcaaacatcaccacaatcaattttaagaACAATTTTCATCACTCAAAACACTCCCCATAACTGTTAGCTGTCACTCCATTTCTTCCCATCCTCCAACCCTAATGAATCACTAATCCACATTCTGTCcctacagatttgcctattctggacacttcatataaatggaattatacagtatgtggtcttttgtgattggctttttCCACtaagcgtaatgttttcaaggtttatgcatgttgtagcatgtgtcagtgcttaattccttttcatggctgaataacatttcattatatggatataccacattttccaaaaattgacagacatttgggttgtttccacttttttcattattatgaataatgtcaccatgaaaagatgctcaatatcattagccaacagggaaatgtaaattaaaaccacaatgataccATTTCACATTCACTAACCAAAAAGACAattaacaagtgctggtgaggatgtggagaaaactaGAACCCACATACACTGTTTGATGGAAAATGTAAAGTAGTGCAGCCACTTTGACAAACATCCCGGCAGCTCCTTAAAAGGTTAAATACAGAGTTAAAAATACAATCTAATAAATCTTCTctcctgggagttccctggtggtctgtctagtggttaggacttggcgctttcattgccgtggcccaggttcaatcgctggttggagaactgagatcctgcaagcctcatggcagaaaaataaatctcCTGGTGTATACGTGTACCTAACAGAATTGCaaatatatgttcacacaaatTGGTACACGAATATTCACAGGGGcataatttataagaaaaaaaaatggaaattttataaatatttataaatttaacttctttcactaaatatttgtCTGTCTATATGAAAGGGTGGTTCTGGAACAGTGCCAAATCATATGGGGACTACAGTGtaacctatctttttttttcacattctacACTGATGTTATTATTTATCAGTATTATTACAGAGTTCCCTGTTTACACAATTAACATACATAAATCAGGTATAATGTATTGGACCAATAATAAACTTCccccaaaacaagacaaaaaaagttAATAGTGCAATTTAACCTATTGTTGGCTCCCAGAGAATTTGCACCttagaatgaagaagaaatgggaTGCTTAGTACACAGTTTCCACAGTCAGACCTCATCTCCATGTGCTTCTCACAATATAAGTAGCTCACTTTGCTTATGATAATCTATCTagtgtttaaaaatacaaaattatttttcaaaattaacattttataaaacagcCCCAAATTCAAGCTATTTAATCAAGTAGTAGCAGTGGTAGAAGATATAATAACAGTG
This genomic stretch from Phocoena phocoena chromosome 11, mPhoPho1.1, whole genome shotgun sequence harbors:
- the CPSF6 gene encoding cleavage and polyadenylation specificity factor subunit 6 isoform X2, which translates into the protein MADGVDHIDIYADVGEEFNQEAEYGGHDQIDLYDDVISPSANNGDAPEDRDYMDTLPPTVGDDVGKGAAPNVVYTYTGKRIALYIGNLTWWTTDEDLTEAVHSLGVNDILEIKFFENRANGQSKGFALVGVGSEASSKKLMDLLPKRELHGQNPVVTPCNKQFLSQFEMQSRKTTQSGQMSGEGKAGPPGGSSRAAFPQGGRGRARFPGAVPGGDRFPGPAGPGGPPPPFPAGQTPPRPPLGPPGPPGPPGPPPPGQVLPPPLAGPPNRGDRPPPPVLFPGQPFGQPPLGPLPPGPPPPVPGYGPPPGPPPPQQGPPPPPGPFPPRPPGPLGPPLTLAPPPHLPGPPPGAPPPAPHVNPAFFPPPTNSGMPTSDSRGPPPTDPYGRPPPYDRGDYGPPGREMDTARTPLSEAEFEEIMNRNRAISSSAISRAVSDASAGDYGSAIETLVTAISLIKQSKVSADDRCKVLISSLQDCLHGIESKSYGSGSRRRERSRERDHSRSREKSRRHKSRSRDRHDDYYRERSRERERHRDRDRDRDRERDREREYRHR
- the CPSF6 gene encoding cleavage and polyadenylation specificity factor subunit 6 isoform X3 — its product is MADGVDHIDIYADVGEEFNQEAEYGGHDQIDLYDDVISPSANNGDAPEDRDYMDTLPPTVGDDVGKGAAPNVVYTYTGKRIALYIGNLTWWTTDEDLTEAVHSLGVNDILEIKFFENRANGQSKGFALVGVGSEASSKKLMDLLPKRELHGQNPVVTPCNKQFLSQFEMQSRKTTQSGQMSGEGKAGPPGGSSRAAFPQGGRGRARFPGAVPGGDRFPGPAGPGGPPPPFPAGQTPPRPPLGPPGPPGPPGPPPPGQVLPPPLAGPPNRGDRPPPPVLFPGQPFGQPPLGPLPPGPPPPVPGYGPPPGPPPPQQGPPPPPGPFPPRPPGPLGPPLTLAPPPHLPGPPPGAPPPAPHVNPAFFPPPTNSGMPTSDSRGPPPTDPYGRPPPYDRGDYGPPGREMDTARTPLSEAEFEEIMNRNRAISSSAISRAVSDASAGDYGSAIETLVTAISLIKQSKVSADDRCKVLISSLQDCLHGIESKSYGSGSRRERSRERDHSRSREKSRRHKSRSRDRHDDYYRERSRERERHRDRDRDRDRERDREREYRHR
- the CPSF6 gene encoding cleavage and polyadenylation specificity factor subunit 6 isoform X1 yields the protein MADGVDHIDIYADVGEEFNQEAEYGGHDQIDLYDDVISPSANNGDAPEDRDYMDTLPPTVGDDVGKGAAPNVVYTYTGKRIALYIGNLTWWTTDEDLTEAVHSLGVNDILEIKFFENRANGQSKGFALVGVGSEASSKKLMDLLPKRELHGQNPVVTPCNKQFLSQFEMQSRKTTQSGQMSGEGKAGPPGGSSRAAFPQGGRGRARFPGAVPGGDRFPGPAGPGGPPPPFPGNLIKHLVKGTRPLFLETRIPWHMGHSIEEIPIFGLKAGQTPPRPPLGPPGPPGPPGPPPPGQVLPPPLAGPPNRGDRPPPPVLFPGQPFGQPPLGPLPPGPPPPVPGYGPPPGPPPPQQGPPPPPGPFPPRPPGPLGPPLTLAPPPHLPGPPPGAPPPAPHVNPAFFPPPTNSGMPTSDSRGPPPTDPYGRPPPYDRGDYGPPGREMDTARTPLSEAEFEEIMNRNRAISSSAISRAVSDASAGDYGSAIETLVTAISLIKQSKVSADDRCKVLISSLQDCLHGIESKSYGSGSRRERSRERDHSRSREKSRRHKSRSRDRHDDYYRERSRERERHRDRDRDRDRERDREREYRHR